The Nicotiana tabacum cultivar K326 chromosome 14, ASM71507v2, whole genome shotgun sequence genome contains a region encoding:
- the LOC107782317 gene encoding condensin-2 complex subunit H2 encodes MRKEQEEPSSRGFHNLQPHRDLESNWGVDVAKNLEDYLLKICSGEIAAADHDNANCLSVNFAEAALLLQGSVQVYSRKVEYLYSLVLHALEFITQKSEQDHPESASAQAEENANDEENDPFWVSEEIPVEAKNLLDSATHRDSSLTQLVKPPANLVVREGDCLDSTGDSGELESYLLATCDLYRDFILLDSCDAVAVDNFWNNDVAGKGLNNSCRGGSVGSKHRKSFLSPTRVTEGTANKFSAQKSHDANFCMPPRVEPEFGPASYKGDCDMPDNYDNGNCDIPDNYDDGHGGEDGYPEPRDSDDSDDEDPWKPLNPHEPGDLKVKPYRKVNFSRRQGVDSRKRASLAIEFTLARLHGTTSSDLNDIWEKKYCAMKKQGDSQSPPPYEKLRESLIRGLNEDYDDLFSPKENNEENEYDSGDPDFGQPDYDVPELADANEDVTQHGEKHKNYGSPFDNGTHEYPDAHANLEDLCRSHLDALLDNLAETEKQSELAARVSTWRQRIEQNLEEQDSHPPFDIAEYGARVLGKLSLEGNSTNSMSFSDVVMGQKKHDVARTFSALLQLVNNGDVDLEKGRTNEFTCYTAVNPFYVRLLRRDNRPKMQLQSPKERANSSISNRYRKRKNKGKENQAPLGSSPSAPSSACSFAVKFGKFSGTRCTPESKKRRKSRIVEPVELHTAL; translated from the exons ATGAGAAAAGAGCAAGAAGAACCAAGCAGCCGCGGGTTTCATAATTTACAGCCACATCGAGACCTCGAATCGAATTGGGGGGTTGACGTGGCCAAAAATTTAGAAGACTATTTGCTTAAAATCTGTTCTGGTGAAATTGCTGCTGCTGACCATGATAATGCTAATTGCCTTTCTGTCAATTTTGCTGAAG CTGCATTGCTGCTTCAGGGATCAGTTCAGGTTTACAGCAGGAAGGTTGAATATTTGTATTCATTGGTATTACATGCCTTGGAGTTCATTACCCAGAAAAG CGAGCAGGACCACCCAGAAAGTGCATCAGCACAGGCAGAGGAAAATGCTAATGATGAAGAGAATGATCCATTCTGGGTCTCAGAAGAAATCCCTG TGGAAGCAAAGAACTTGCTGGATAGTGCAACACATAGGGATTCTTCACTGACCCAGTTAGTGAAACCCCCTGCAAATCTGGTTGTCCGTGAAGGTGATTGCCTGGACTCTACAGGAGATTCAGGAGAACTAGAGTCTTACTTG CTAGCCACATGTGATCTTTACCGAGATTTTATTCTGTTGGACTCCTGTGATGCTGTAGCAGTGGATAATTTTTGGAACAACGATGTTGCGGGGAAGGGGCTAAACAATAGCTGCAGGGGTGGTTCTGTAGGTTCCAAACATCGAAAGAGCTTTCTCTCTCCCACTAGAGTTACTGAGGGCACCGCCAACAAGTTTTCAGCTCAAAAGAGCCACGATGCTAATTTTTGTATGCCACCAAGGGTTGAGCCTGAGTTTGGTCCTGCAAGTTATAAAGGTGATTGTGACATGCCTGATAATTACGATAATGGTAATTGTGATATTCCTGATAATTACGACGATGGACATGGAGGTGAAGATGGATACCCAGAGCCTAGAGATTCAGATGACTCTGACGATGAAGACCCATGGAAACCCTTGAATCCCCATGAACCTGGCGATTTGAAAGTAAAACCTTACAGAAAAG TTAATTTTAGTAGAAGGCAGGGTGTGGATTCCAGAAAACGTGCATCTTTGGCTATAGAGTTTACACTTGCAAGATTACATGGTACCACCAGTTCAGACCTCAATGATATATGGGAGAAAAAATATTGTGCCATGAAAAAGCAGGGAGACTCACAATCTCCTCCTCCTTATGAGAAG CTGCGAGAATCACTTATTAGGGGGTTGAACGAAGATTATGATGACCTGTTTAGTCCTAAggaaaacaatgaagaaaatgaatatgatagTGGAGATCCTGATTTTGGGCAACCTGATTATGACGTACCAGAATTGGCAGATGCGAATGAGGATGTAACTCAACACGGTGAAAAG CATAAAAATTATGGTTCACCCTTTGACAATGGCACTCAtgaatatcccgatgctcatgcAAACCTTGAAGATCTTTGTCGCTCCCACTTA GATGCTCTTCTAGATAACCTTGCTGAAACTGAAAAGCAGAGTGAACTGGCTGCTCGAGTTTCAACATGGAGGCAGAGAATTGAGCAGAACTTGGAGGAACAA GACTCACATCCACCCTTTGATATTGCTGAAtatggggctcgggttttgggcAAGTTATCGCTGGAAGGGAATAGTACAAACTCGATGTCTTTTTCTGATGTTGTCATGGGCCAAAAGAAGCATGATGTTGCTCGAAcattttctgcacttctgcaatTG GTAAATAATGGTGATGTTGATTTGGAAAAGGGTAGAACAAACGAGTTCACTTGTTACACAGCTGTGAATCCCTTCTATGTTCGACTCCTTAGGCGTGATAATAGGCCGAAGATGCAGCTGCAGTCTCCGAAAGAGAGAGCAAACTCTTCCATTTCCAATCGGTATAGAAAGCGAAAGAACAAAGGTAAAGAAAACCAAGCACCTCTTGGTTCATCGCCTTCAGCACCCAGTTCAGCTTGCAGTTTTGCGGTGAAGTTTGGAAAGTTTAGTGGAACTAGGTGCACGCCTGAGAGCAAGAAAAGAAGGAAGTCCAGAATAGTGGAACCAGTTGAATTACATACTGCATTGTGA
- the LOC107782318 gene encoding RING-H2 finger protein ATL2-like yields the protein MDNDNPSMLHDPLIDSSSKGYALSGKIMLSAIVVLFTVVVFMVGLHLYARWYLLRQRRHEILRRRRIHHRRTHIVFYVDNPTSGLSDANRGLEPSVLNSLPAFVYSSKTHPEQLECAVCLSEFEENENGRVLPKCNHSFHLECIDMWFHSHSTCPLCRSPVEPATEPDNNRAEVAVTVNEAAEPGSSSGLCNTCQHQEGQNSSVNTTSLGGRRKGLDLTGVRIEVPRNELEDDLEMGLRLSSPASQSRSPAARLLSLKRILSMNRKTPTGASYSPRAGTSCAAELDLESGGTQFQTRAQTPR from the coding sequence ATGGATAACGATAACCCAAGTATGCTCCACGATCCGTTAATTGATTCATCCTCCAAAGGCTATGCATTAAGTGGAAAAATAATGCTAAGCGCTATTGTTGTCTTATTCACCGTTGTTGTTTTTATGGTGGGTCTTCATCTTTATGCTCGTTGGTACCTTCTCCGTCAGCGCCGCCATGAAATCCTCCGTCGCCGGAGAATCCACCACCGCCGTACTCATATTGTGTTCTACGTTGATAACCCTACTTCTGGTTTGTCTGATGCGAACCGGGGTTTAGAACCGTCGGTTCTTAACTCGCTACCGGCTTTTGTTTATTCATCGAAGACTCACCCTGAACAGCTTGAATGTGCGGTTTGTTTATCGGAATTTGAGGAGAATGAAAATGGCCGTGTTTTGCCCAAGTGTAATCACTCTTTTCATTTGGAGTGTATTGATATGTGGTTTCATTCTCATTCTACCTGCCCTCTCTGTCGGTCGCCGGTGGAACCAGCTACCGAACCGGACAACAACCGGGCTGAGGTAGCGGTGACGGTGAATGAAGCGGCTGAACCGGGTTCGAGTTCCGGTTTGTGCAACACGTGTCAGCACCAGGAGGGGCAGAATAGCAGTGTTAATACAACGTCGTTAGGTGGGCGGAGAAAAGGATTGGATCTTACGGGAGTGAGAATAGAGGTACCGAGGAACGAATTGGAAGACGATTTGGAAATGGGACTCAGATTGAGTTCACCGGCGAGTCAATCGAGATCACCGGCGGCTCGGTTATTGTCGTTGAAAAGAATACTAAGTATGAACAGGAAAACGCCCACCGGAGCTAGCTATTCACCTCGGGCCGGAACGAGTTGCGCTGCCGAGTTGGATTTAGAAAGCGGTGGAACTCAGTTCCAAACTCGGGCACAGACACCTAGGTGA